The proteins below are encoded in one region of Corynebacterium sphenisci DSM 44792:
- a CDS encoding peroxiredoxin: MTDTPAAPTPPARLAPGDAAPPLELTADDGSAITLADYAGRRVLVYFYPKANTPGCTGESCDFRDNLARLNTLGIDVLGVSPDSPDALAAFRAEHGLNFALASDPERTTMAAWGAFGEKKNYGRVVRGVIRSTVLVGADGTVEAAWYNVRAKGHVDRILRDVADA, from the coding sequence ATGACCGACACGCCCGCCGCCCCCACGCCGCCCGCCCGGCTCGCCCCCGGCGACGCCGCGCCCCCGCTGGAGCTCACCGCCGACGACGGCTCCGCCATCACGCTGGCGGACTACGCCGGCCGCCGGGTGCTGGTGTACTTCTACCCGAAGGCCAACACCCCCGGCTGCACCGGCGAATCCTGCGATTTCCGGGACAACCTGGCCCGGCTGAACACCCTCGGCATCGACGTGCTCGGGGTCTCCCCGGATTCCCCGGACGCGCTCGCCGCCTTCCGCGCCGAGCACGGGCTGAACTTCGCCCTGGCCTCCGACCCGGAGCGCACCACGATGGCCGCCTGGGGCGCCTTCGGGGAGAAGAAGAACTACGGCCGGGTGGTGCGCGGGGTGATCCGCTCCACGGTGCTGGTCGGCGCCGACGGCACCGTGGAGGCCGCCTGGTACAACGTCCGCGCGAAGGGCCACGTGGACCGGATCCTGCGCGATGTCGCCGACGCCTGA
- a CDS encoding DUF3618 domain-containing protein, translated as MARNIDAIQRDIERNRTQLARTLDELAERANPKSLADDAKSQAADRLKDPQVQAILGVCAAAVVGLIVAKVVSNRKRGAEIERIRELIENVSK; from the coding sequence GTGGCCCGCAACATTGACGCCATCCAGCGTGACATCGAACGCAACCGCACCCAGCTCGCCCGGACGCTGGACGAGCTCGCCGAGCGCGCGAACCCGAAGAGCCTCGCGGACGACGCCAAGTCCCAGGCCGCCGACCGGCTGAAGGACCCGCAGGTGCAGGCCATCCTGGGCGTGTGCGCCGCCGCGGTGGTGGGCCTCATCGTGGCCAAGGTGGTCAGCAACCGCAAGCGCGGCGCCGAGATCGAGCGGATCCGCGAGCTCATCGAGAACGTCTCCAAGTAG
- a CDS encoding TetR/AcrR family transcriptional regulator gives MSPTPEPAAEPDAADAPEAPEILRPRRRPAQRRSRERYARILASAREVLVDVGFESFTFDEVARRAGVPIGTLYQFFANKYVLICELDRVDSAAVVEELDRFATHIPALEWPEFLSEFIDHIADLWAADVSRRAVWLAVQSTPATRATAADTERPLIEAICGVLAPLIPSADDRVRRFVAGLLVHTTFSLLNFSVQQGAPAMGEEHYELTVQEVKRMLISYLMTVAEAR, from the coding sequence ATGTCGCCGACGCCTGAGCCCGCCGCCGAACCGGATGCCGCGGACGCCCCGGAGGCCCCGGAGATCCTGCGGCCGCGCCGCCGGCCCGCGCAGCGGCGCTCCCGGGAGCGCTACGCGCGGATCCTGGCCTCGGCGCGGGAGGTGCTCGTCGACGTCGGCTTCGAGTCCTTCACCTTCGACGAGGTGGCCCGCCGGGCCGGGGTGCCGATCGGCACCCTCTACCAGTTCTTCGCGAACAAGTACGTGCTGATCTGCGAGCTGGACCGGGTGGACTCGGCCGCCGTGGTCGAGGAGCTGGATCGCTTCGCCACGCACATCCCCGCCCTGGAGTGGCCGGAGTTCCTCTCCGAGTTCATCGACCACATCGCCGACCTGTGGGCCGCCGACGTCTCCCGGCGGGCGGTGTGGCTGGCGGTGCAGTCCACCCCGGCGACCCGGGCCACCGCCGCGGACACCGAGCGGCCCCTGATCGAGGCGATCTGCGGGGTGCTCGCCCCGCTCATCCCCAGCGCCGACGACCGGGTGCGCCGGTTCGTCGCCGGGCTGCTGGTGCACACCACCTTCTCCCTGCTGAACTTCAGCGTGCAGCAGGGCGCCCCGGCGATGGGCGAGGAGCATTACGAGCTCACCGTGCAGGAGGTCAAGCGGATGCTGATCTCCTACCTGATGACCGTCGCCGAGGCCCGCTGA